The Deinococcus depolymerans genome contains the following window.
GGCCAGCACCTGCGCGGCGCGTCCCACGCCCGAGTCCATGTCGCCCGCGAACACGAAGTTCAGGTTCCGGGCGTGCCGGGCGGCCAGGACGGCGGCCAGCTGATTCTTCTCCGGCGCGAAGCGGCCCGGGACCAGCACCGTGAACCCCCGGAACCCCAGGCGGGCACGCAGCGCCTCCCGCTCGGCGGGCGTGGCGGGCCGGTAACGGTCGGGGTTCACGCCGTTTCTCAGGCCCCCCACGCGCGGCAGTCCCATGCGGCCCTGCAAGAAGGCCTGCCCCCACGCCGAGACGGTCATGACCGAGTCGGCGCGTCGCAGGCCGCCCAGCTTGGTCGCGCGGTACACCAGCCGGTACCAGCCTTTCAGGCCGGCGGGGTAGTGGTAGTCCAGCTGGTCGTGCACCACGGCCACGCGCGGGGCGTGCAGGGCGTCCAGCAGACGGTACGTGCCGGGATCCCAGGCCTGCACGACCCGCAGGCCGAAGCGGTTCAGGTCGGCGGTGATGGCCTGCGGGTCGTCGAAGCGCCGGACGGGAACGCCGGCCTCCCCGAAGCGGCGGGCGAGTTCGTCGAGCGCCTCGCCACGCGGCAGGAAGACCGTGGGACTCAGCCCGTGCGTGGGCAGCAGCGGCAGCACGTCCAGCAGCCAGACTTCGCTGCCGGCCACGCGCGGCGCGTCGGTCACGAAGGCCACCTGGGCGGCGGTCGGCTGCCTCACTCGACCGGCTCGCCGCGCTGGAGTTTCACGGCGCGCACGAGGTTCTGGTACATCAGGGCGCTGGTGAGGGGGCCCACCCCCCCGGGGACGGGGGTCTGCGCGCGGACCGGCAGGTCCGGGCTGGCGTCCCCGACCACGCCGCCGGACTGGACGTTGATGCCGGCATCGATGACCACGTGGTGGGGCTGCACGTGTTCCGGGCGTAGCAGGCCGGCGCGGCCCACGGCGATCACGACGGCGTCCATGGGGGCCAGCACGCGGCGCAGGTCGCGGGTGTGTTCGTTGCAGAGCGTGACGGTCGCGCCGCGGTTGTTCAGCATGAAGGTCAGGGGGCGGCCGACGGTGCGGCCGGGGCCGATCACGGCGATGTTCAGGCCGCGCAGGTCGTCGCCGAGGGCGGCGCGCAGCAGGAAGCGGACCGAGCGGGGGGTGGGTGGCAGCAGCGCCTCGGTTTCACGTCCGGCGGCGATCAGGGCGAGGTTGGCGGGGCTGAGGCCCTCGACGTCCTTGCGGGGCGCGAGTCGCAGCAGGGCGGCGTCGGCGTCCAGACCGGCGGCGAGGGGCAGTTCGAGCATGATGCCGTGCACGCCGGGGTCGGCGGAGAGGTCGTTCAGCGCGGCGTGCAGGGCGGTGTCGGTCAGGTTCGCGCCGAGGTCGTGGGCGGTGAACTTCACGCCGAGCCGTTCGGCGCGGCGGGCCTTGCTGTCCACGTACACGCGGGAGGCCGGGTCGCCGCTGGCGAGGACGCTGACGAGGTGGGGGCGGAAGGTCCAGGCGTTCAGGTCGTTCCTGACGCCGCGCGTGACCTGCTCGGCCAGGGCCTTGCCGGTCAGCGGTCCGGTCAGGCGGGTGGTCGGGGGCTCGGTGGGGGTGGGGTCCGGTGTGGTCATGGGGCCGTCCAGTCTGGTGAGGAACGCGGGGTGGGGGTGGGCGGGTGCGGCTTCCCGGGTGGGGGCGGAGCGGGCACGTTGCGGCACAGCATACCGGGTCCCGGCGGGGCGGGCGGCGGCCCGTGTGGACGTGCCGCAACCCGCCGACGTGAAACCGTTTCATGTTCGCGGGTGTCTGATCCCCTGGGGGGGGATTCGTGAAGACCTTCACAGCGGCCCGCAGCGCACACCCCTATCTTCTGAACAGATGGTCATTGATACGCCCCGCCCCGCCCGCGCCCGCAGCGCCGAAGAAAAGAACCGCCGCCGCGACGATATCCTCCGCGCCGCCGAACGCCTGTGGACCACCACCACCTACGCGGACCTCAGCATGAACCAGGTGGCGCGCGAGGCCCGCCTGGCCAAGGGAACGCTCTACCTGTACTTCGACACCAAGGAAGAACTGTTCCTGGCGCTGCTGAGCGAACACCTGCACGCCTGGATCACCCGCACGGCCGAACTGCTGCAGGAGCGCCAGCCGCGCACGCCGCAGCAGGTCAGTGACGCCCTGCTGGACTCCAGCGAGACCCTGACCCCGCTGCGCCGCCTGCTGGTCCTGCTGGGCACCGTCCTGGAACGCAACGTCCGCCCGGAACTCGCCACCGAATTCCGCCGCGACCTGGACGCCCAGCTGGGCCGCCTGGTCGAGCACATGCCGTACTCGCCCGCCACCACGCTGCGCATCCTGCGTCACCTGTACGCGGTCGCCATCGGCTGGCAGCAGTTCAGCGAATCGCTGCCCGGCCTGGACCCCGCCACGGGCGAGCCCCTGCGCGACAGCCAGTGGACCTTCCAGAGCGAGTTCGAACTGGTCCTGCGTGCCGTCGTGGACCGCCTCGCCGCGGCCGACAGCTGATAAGGACTCGGATGGAACGGGGCTGGTACACCCTTCCATCCGAGCGGGACGGGTTCCGGGTGGGGCGCTGGCAACCCGGCGCGTTGGCGGGGTGTGAACGGAACAGACGGCAGTCCGTCCGCCCCACCCGGCCTACCAGCGGAACTTGCCGACCGCGGGCGTCCAGTTCAGACGCAGGGGCCGGGTGGCGGTGATCACGTTCACCCCGGCCGACTCGCAGGTGCGCTGCGCCCCGTCCGGCACCAGTGGCAGCACGTTCAGGTTCGTGCCGCGCCGCGCCGGCAGGTACTGCACGCCCAGCGTCACGCCGCGCAGACAGGGCGGCAGTGCCCCCGCGCCGAAGTCCGCGTCCCGGATGGCCGGGATCACGCTGCTTTCCGGCGCGGCCTTCCAGCCGCCGCTTCCCTGCCACGCGAAGGTCGTGCGGGACTCACAGCGGCCCGCCGCGCACCACTCGCGGTTCAGGACCAGCAGCGCCTGCCCGGCGCGCAGGTACGTGGCGGCCCGCACGGTCGTGAAGGTCTGCCCGGCCCCGCTGCCCGGCGTGCCGGCGCTGTGGCCGCGCCACTCCAGGTAACGGTTCGGGGCGTCGTGCACCTGCACCGCGAACAGGTTCTGCGTGGCACTCCAGTCGAGCTGCTCGCGGCGGGCGTAGGCCAGCAGGGACCGTTCGGCCGGGTCGGGCTTGAACGATCCCATGAACTGCCGCAGGCCCTCCAGCGGCCCGAGCGGGTCGGGCGCGGCGGCCTGCGCGGCGCAGGTCAGGAGCAGCAGGGCCGGCAGGACGCCGCGGCGCAGCCTCGGAAGCGGAACGGAACGCGTGAACACTTCCCTGTTGATACCCCATTCACTCTGACCGGAACCTGACGGTCCCCGCCCCGGCCCCTGTCTGAGCGTGCCCGGCCCGGGCTGCCCGGCCTGGCGCGTATGCTGCGCGGCGTATGCGCGTCGTCCTGAAACTCGGCACCAGCGTCCTGACTGGCGGCACCGACCGCCTGCACCGCCCCCGGCTGGTGGACCTGATGCGCGGCCTGGCTGCCGTCCGCGCCGCCGGACACGAGGCGGTCCTGGTCACGAGCGGGGCCGTCCTGGCCGGCTGGGAGGCGCTGGGCTTCCCGCCGCGCGACCGGACCCTGGCCGAGAAGCAACTGCTCGCCGCTGTCGGTCAGGGCCGCCTGATGCACCTGTACGCGCAGCTGGCCGACCTGTACGGCGTGCCGGTCGCGCAGGTCCTGCTGACCGCCGACGACTTCCGGGACCGCACCCGTTACCTCAACGCCCGCACCACCCTGGACGCCTGCCTGGCGCGCGGGGTCATGCCGATCATCAACGAGAACGACGCTGTCGCCCTCGAACAGATCAAGGTGGGGGACAACGACACCCTCTCGGCGTTCGTGGCGAACCTGACCGAGGCGGACCTGCTGGTCATCCTGACCGACGCGCCCGGCCTGTACACCGCCGATCCCCGCAGCGACCCGTCCGCGACCCTGATTCCGGTCGTGGAGCGCGTCACGCCGGACATCTGGGCGCGGGCGGGCGGGGTGGGTTCGCACCGCGGCACCGGCGGGATGCACACCAAGATCCAGGCGGCCGAGATCGCCACGCGCGCCGGCACCCCGGTCGTCATCGCGCCCGGCGACGCGCCGGACGCCCTGCTGCGCATCGTGGGCGGCGAGGGCCTCGGAACGCGCTTCCTGGCTGCCGGGTCGCGCCTGGAGGCCCGCAAACGCTGGATCCTGGCCGAGATCGCCGCCGGCCGCGTCCTGCTCGACGAGGGCGCGGCCCGCGCGGTCCGCGAGCGCGGTGGGAGCCTGCTGCCGGCCGGCATCACCCGGGTCGAGGGCAGTTTCCGGCGGGGGCACACCATCCGCCTGATCGACCCGGCCGGGCAGGAGATCGCGCGCGGCCTCACCCGCTACGCCTCGGCCGACCTGACCCGCATCGCCGGGCGGCAGTCCCGCGAGATCGAGGGCCTGCTGGGCTTCACGTACGGCCCGGAAGCCGTGCACCGCGACGACCTCGTGCGCCTGTAGCGTGCCCCGCCCCGCCCCGGACCGCTGCCGGTCCGCCCGCGCCGCCTATACTGCCGTGCGTGCTGTTGCCCATGCTTTCCATTCCGCTGCTGGCCGCCCAGATCACCGTGACCGACCCGGCCGGTGACGCGCGCGGCGACGGTGGGTACGTGCTGCCCACCCGCCCGGCCCTGACCGCCGAGATGCTCGACCTGCGCTCCTTCACCGCCGACAGCAGCGGACAGACCATGCGCTTTACCGTCAGTTTCGGGCAGATGGGAAACCCCTGGAACGCCCCGGGCGGCTTCAGTGCCGGCGTGACCGACATCTTCATCAAGGGCGCCCTGGGCGGGCAGCAGGTGCTGGCCGACACCGGGCTGCGCGTGCGCGGGCAGGGCGGCTGGCAGTACCACCTGCGCGTGACGGGAAGCGGCTCGACCCTGCAGGAAGCCAACAGCCTGGGCCGCCTGACCGACCGGCCCGCCCCGAGCGTGCGGGTCGAGGGGACCAGCCTCGTCATCGACACCGACGTGCCCGCCGGGAAGTACGGGTACTGGGTGACCAGCAGCGTGTACACGCCCCTGTCCGCCAGCGGCCTGCTGCGCCCCGTCCAGGACAGCCGGCCGACCGCGCTGCAGGCCGGACGCGCGAACGCCCCCACGCCCGTGGACGTCCTCGCGCCGGGCGGTGACGTCCAGGCCTTCACGAACGACACGCTCGCCCCGGTCGGTGAGACCCGCGACTGGGTCAGCATCACCCTGATCGCGCTGGGAGGCGTGGGCCTGCTGCTCACCGTGATCGCCACCGTCCTGGTCTGGCGCAGGCTGGGCCGGTGACGCCCGCCCGCCCCGCCGCGCCCCACCTGCCCGCCCCGCTGCTGATCCTGACCGCCGCCGTCCTGTGGGGCCTGCTGGGCATCCTGGGCAAGCAGGCGCAGCAGGCCGGGGTCGCGCCGCTGGAAGTCGCGTTCTGGCGCGCGGCCCTCGCCGGGGGGCTGTACGCGCTGCATGCGGCCGTGATCCGCGCGCCCCTGCCGCGCGGGCGGGACCTGCTCGTCACGGCCGCGTTCGGCGTGGCGGGCGTCAGCGTGTTCTACGGCAGCTACCAGCTGGCCGTCCGGGCAGGCGGCGCGAGCCTCGCGAGCGTGCTGCTGTACACCGCGCCG
Protein-coding sequences here:
- a CDS encoding glycosyltransferase family 4 protein; the protein is MRQPTAAQVAFVTDAPRVAGSEVWLLDVLPLLPTHGLSPTVFLPRGEALDELARRFGEAGVPVRRFDDPQAITADLNRFGLRVVQAWDPGTYRLLDALHAPRVAVVHDQLDYHYPAGLKGWYRLVYRATKLGGLRRADSVMTVSAWGQAFLQGRMGLPRVGGLRNGVNPDRYRPATPAEREALRARLGFRGFTVLVPGRFAPEKNQLAAVLAARHARNLNFVFAGDMDSGVGRAAQVLAGTLRLRNVTFLGRRWDLPDLYRAADALLQPTLAENQSLVTLEAMASGLPVVTTPIPAQAELIRDGVDGLLVSPAPHLLARALQAMAAAPDRTAQFGAAARQRVLERHTLTGTAAQVAARLRACLPD
- a CDS encoding bifunctional 5,10-methylenetetrahydrofolate dehydrogenase/5,10-methenyltetrahydrofolate cyclohydrolase, with the translated sequence MTTPDPTPTEPPTTRLTGPLTGKALAEQVTRGVRNDLNAWTFRPHLVSVLASGDPASRVYVDSKARRAERLGVKFTAHDLGANLTDTALHAALNDLSADPGVHGIMLELPLAAGLDADAALLRLAPRKDVEGLSPANLALIAAGRETEALLPPTPRSVRFLLRAALGDDLRGLNIAVIGPGRTVGRPLTFMLNNRGATVTLCNEHTRDLRRVLAPMDAVVIAVGRAGLLRPEHVQPHHVVIDAGINVQSGGVVGDASPDLPVRAQTPVPGGVGPLTSALMYQNLVRAVKLQRGEPVE
- a CDS encoding TetR/AcrR family transcriptional regulator — its product is MVIDTPRPARARSAEEKNRRRDDILRAAERLWTTTTYADLSMNQVAREARLAKGTLYLYFDTKEELFLALLSEHLHAWITRTAELLQERQPRTPQQVSDALLDSSETLTPLRRLLVLLGTVLERNVRPELATEFRRDLDAQLGRLVEHMPYSPATTLRILRHLYAVAIGWQQFSESLPGLDPATGEPLRDSQWTFQSEFELVLRAVVDRLAAADS
- the proB gene encoding glutamate 5-kinase, which translates into the protein MRVVLKLGTSVLTGGTDRLHRPRLVDLMRGLAAVRAAGHEAVLVTSGAVLAGWEALGFPPRDRTLAEKQLLAAVGQGRLMHLYAQLADLYGVPVAQVLLTADDFRDRTRYLNARTTLDACLARGVMPIINENDAVALEQIKVGDNDTLSAFVANLTEADLLVILTDAPGLYTADPRSDPSATLIPVVERVTPDIWARAGGVGSHRGTGGMHTKIQAAEIATRAGTPVVIAPGDAPDALLRIVGGEGLGTRFLAAGSRLEARKRWILAEIAAGRVLLDEGAARAVRERGGSLLPAGITRVEGSFRRGHTIRLIDPAGQEIARGLTRYASADLTRIAGRQSREIEGLLGFTYGPEAVHRDDLVRL
- a CDS encoding glucodextranase DOMON-like domain-containing protein, coding for MLLPMLSIPLLAAQITVTDPAGDARGDGGYVLPTRPALTAEMLDLRSFTADSSGQTMRFTVSFGQMGNPWNAPGGFSAGVTDIFIKGALGGQQVLADTGLRVRGQGGWQYHLRVTGSGSTLQEANSLGRLTDRPAPSVRVEGTSLVIDTDVPAGKYGYWVTSSVYTPLSASGLLRPVQDSRPTALQAGRANAPTPVDVLAPGGDVQAFTNDTLAPVGETRDWVSITLIALGGVGLLLTVIATVLVWRRLGR